The nucleotide sequence TCCCCCTCTCTCAAGTCTTAATATACACGAAAACGGTTGCGCGATCCTCTTTTTACCATTACCGCAGCGATGGCCATGTACGAAACGCATATCTCCCTCGCgttattgaaaaatacatcCCGGAGATTCGAGCGCACCGCTAACCTGAATTTCGAACTTTAGAGCCGAGAGCAGAGAAGCGTCTTGGCCGTAGCGAGAAAAAGAAGGCCGTCATCCAGCCCGCGGTGAAATTCCCGCTTTTTTGCAGCtgctaccgccgccgccgccgtcgccgccgtcgTTGCGCGGCGTCGTATCCGTTTATTTCCGTTTGCGCCCCAGCCCCCGAGAAAAATGAAGCCGCGACTAAAGAGACTACGGCGCCGCCGCTCGCGCTATGGTCATTGTGAAAGTTTAATGATATCGCGAGAGAGCTTGAGAGCCCCTTTGCTTTCTTTGCGAATATAATGGCAAAAATAATGCACCCCGAGCCGGCTTTGTCTGTCTGATGCGCGTATATAGGAATAAGACACCGCATGCCGCAATGCTATATATAGCTTATGTATAGTGCATCGGGACggaattttctatttttatacttACCGCGCCGAATCCGCGAGAGATATCCCGAGAGAAACTGCGATGGGAGACTCGAGAGCATAAATTTCGACTGTAGGGGGGCCCGCGAGCAGCCccctaagaaaaatgtttatcgGCCGTTATGAAATTCCCGAACGAGGTAattcgggagagagagagagagagagagagaggcggccCAATAAAACTCTACCGACAGCGCGAGCGACATCGATTATATACCTCTGtgctgcggagagagagagagagagagagagagagagagagagagagagagagagagagagagagagagagagagagaggagaggcgGCCGAAGATTGCGCGCCGTAATTCTTCTTTCGGAATGCGCCGCGATGATAAGTCAGCGCCCCGTGGGAGTCGCCgtagacgacgacgacggcgacgacgacgccgagcGGCTCTTAACGGataagaaaatttaataaccAAACTGGGATCGCCCTAGAGCACGCGAAGAGCAGCAGACGCTTTTATGTCGAGCCGTGCGCGGGAGCGGCTTTATATAGGTACAGCCACTCAGCGGCCCCCTTTTTCCCGAGTTTGGGAAGTCGAttgtaaatttgaatttcccgcgccTGAAAAAAAAGGTTCTGGTGTATAAGTGAATTTCTCGGTGTattccgccgcgcgcgcgagagtaaaAAGGGGGGCATAGTTTCACGGGAGGAGTCGTACATAACCTCAACTCCGTGTAAGTCAAGAGGTAGGATATATGTAAGGGGGTTGCGGAATGACGTAATTCCTCCGTTTTATTGGGGGCGCGCGGTTGGTTCCCCTCTCTCGCGAATTTATGGCCAATTtttcttattaattttcatAAGTTCGACATGCTCCGCACAAAGAGACGCGCAGCTCTTTATACGAGAATACTTCGTGAGGAGCTGCGTATATACCCCCCTATTTCGACTGTCGCTTACCGACATAGTTTTGCGTAAACTTGGAAAAGCTTTTCCATATTGGATGTAAAAACTCTGGGGAGAGGAGCAAGATTTTATTCGAGAGGGATAGTTGAAATTTTTGCGAGAACGAAATGAAGTCGCGTATACGTCTCGCTCGCGACGCGATATAATTCCGACGTAATTAATTTCGcgtagctcgcgcgcgcttctcgGTCGATAAAGTCGCTCGCGTAATACACATCTCCCCAGAACTTTTTCTCGAGAGCGCTGCAGTATACGTTCGActtatatatacctacacgCGGGCGTTCGGAGAATGTGCAGACGACGACTACtcctaaattaaaaacttgtCGGGAACTCGCAAGCTCTCGCGAGCTCTATTAAAAAAGAGATACGTTATAAGGGTATGCgcgtaagtgtgtgtgtgggtgtctGTGTGCAGGCGTCGATAAAGTCTTTCAATTTATAATTTGCCAATAGTTGCACGCCGAGTCTCGATCATCTTCGCGAGAGATCGTTTTTTCGTCTCGAGGTGCATACATATAGCTTGGGCCGGAAGGAAAGCAGGTGGCGATTTTTATAGAGCGAGTGTGTATAGCTTATACGCTACTCCACTTCAGAGAAACAGAGAAgttcaatttttcagatttcaCGGCAAAAGAGACCTCCCAAGCTAAGCTGCACATGTTGCTCTTTTCACACAAGCGTCGCGAGTCCAGTGTGTATTGAGCTGTCAGTGAAATCTGCTTCTCTTCATCGATCATTCGGTGCTATACATCTATACAGGTCAGCGTTGTAGCTCGAAGGCTCCTTTGAGACTCTTCCGCGGAGTACTCGCAGCGACTGGTGATGGTCCATTTTGAAAAAGACGAAAAATATCGTGGGAAGGAAGAGGCAAATATTTGCACTCGTATATACAGCGAAAATTAAAAGTCGCGCGGGCTTTTCTGCATAAAGCGCTTTGAAGCTCCATGtgcagcgccgcgcgcgagtttaaTGCGCTTTCAAGAGCGTGTTACTCGCAGGTGCGCTTAAGCGTATAAAAGAAGTCGTGAAAAAGCTGCGCCAGTATAGTAGCTTGTACGAATCTGCAGTCTCTCTCTTTAATTGCGTTTTAATTCAAACAGCTGTTTgcattatgtaaaaatattaccCACTCCGCCGAGTAGAAGACGACGatcgcgaagaagaagaagaagaagaagaagaagaagagaagaagacaTAAAGTTGGAACAACTGCGAGAAACTTTGAGGAGACGAGCTGAAGAGGAAGCGTTAGGGAAGAAAAATACCTCGATTttgagggaaagagagaaagagcgaccGGTAAATTGATGAAGAGAAGGGGGAGGGACACAGGCTCACAGGATCGTTTAACGAATTAACAATTATAATCCGgcatttgaatttcccgccttATTAACATAAGCGGCGCCGGCGCCGCCGCGATATCTGAAAACTTGAGGGAACGACGACGAGCGAAGCGCGAGCGATTTAATAGCGGGGAAAGATGGATCGCGCATTAAAACTgcgaaaaattttcatctCCCGCGCTAGTGCCGCGCGAGGGTGTATCGAAAATGatacgaagagagagagagagagagagagagagagagagagagagagagagtgttgGAATTCATGATCGCAAGggttttgaataaaatatgatgtGCGGCGGCAGCATTGATCTCTCGCGGCTGAAAATTGTGCGCCGATTGAGCGCTAAGTGATTGGGAGTCGAGGGGAAAAAATTGGTAAAAATTTTAGGTGTGATTATACTGAAATTTCACGAGTGTGTATATTATACAGATGTGTCTGGTGTGTAGGTATATGATTGCTTGGGCGAATATTCGATGAAAGTGCTATAACGAATATATTATTGCCTCGATATGATCAGATAGCGCGACGAAGTAATTTAATTGTAGCGTCATTAATTATTGTCGTCGcgcgattttaattaaatccaAATTAACTGCGCCTATTGGCATTGGTATTTCAAAGGTAAATTGCGATCGGTTGCGTATTAACGCGCGTGATAATCAACTTTTGGAGCGGGTTGATAGACTTTTTTCGAGGATAATctcttttttacaaaattttgtaaatcttCGTAGACActtgtttatttgttttatttaacgAAGAGTTTTGGTTTAAAAGTTGAGTATATTCGTTCGCGCAACTCCATCTCCATAACGGTGTGAGAAACGAGAAGGGTGATGATAATACACGGATAACTAAAAGAGTTACCTGCGTTACCGACCGAAGATCATGTATGTTTTTGACAAAAATTCATTCGACGCAGACGGAGACCTCGCCTCACAGACCGATGAGGGTCGCCCAGACCGTAACCAGAAGTTGACCAAATAAGTAGATATGGCGATTAACCATAATTTGATCGATGCTCTCGAAACCTGACCAACGAAGATAGACCTTCTTCGTTGACCTGACCATCGGCACGCGCGGTCGTGCGGTTGGTGGTCGTATAactattatattcaatttatgTTCAGAGACCATAAAGTCGAAGGGTCTTCCTCTGTGATAAATGCCATAATAATGTAAACAAAAGCGAACATAACCTTACTCATGAAATACAAAAGTGATACCTTACTTTGGCCGATTAACATAGTCAAGATAAATAGCAAAACGTTTGCTTATCCCTCTCacatatttttctctctgtcaaaatttgcattttgaAGTATCCGTCTTCCTTcattatatttatcataacCTAAAATCATCGTGCAAAACTTAGCCTCTCGAGAACAAGCCTGAAGACAATTTATTCTCGTCGTTGTCTTCTTCTCACGAGTTCTAGAATACATCTGCATGtatttctttcattattttacatttccACCAGCACAACGCGCAGCACGCACCGAGCGTTTTATTTGCACACACGTACAGCAGTCAGCAAGTAAAAAAGCGAATAatctcgcgagagagattgCGATGGAgttatatatacgtatttaCTGTTtgactatatatgtatatatgtaagTATACACATATATGCGTATGAGAGTTACAGCCATTTTCTTTCACCAATATAACCTCTAggcgataaaataaaaatagactgCGAGAATTGGCCTGCGCGTAAAAACGCGAATTATGCATAAATATGAATATCGTAAGTATTAACGACTGCTCTCGGCGATTGCGAAAAAGATTAACGATTGCATTATATTAGCTTTAGCGTTTTTTAATCGATGCATTGAAAAATGGCGGTGTCACGCAGCTACGTATCGCGATCGTCATTCTGACCGCGCCACATTGTACACTGACGGTATGttgaatatttatgaaataatattCAGTTTCGATAAACTATTTTGAGCatgaaacaataataattacccgttttgtaaaaatactcaaaaatttattcatttacaaTAGATTTTTACAACTAAGCTTGTATCTCTAGAACCAGGACAGCCGAGCCCGCCAAAGCTAAAACTCCAAAATCGTCTACGTCGACCAAAAAATCCTTCTTCGATTCATCAACTCCATGAATGCATAACTTGAATCTCGTCATGGAACGGTCAGGACGCCGAAGTCGTGGAAAAAAGTGAAGCCGCGAGCCTGGCGCcgcctacctaccctatataGCCGCTCGTCGCTTTTTCTCATAGCTCGCGCTCGCTGTGCAGTAGTCGTCGGCGGCTGCGCGTACATTTGTTATGTTATGGAGAAGCCCCGGAGAGTTTAGGCCCCAGTTGTTTTTTGCGCACGTCCTACATTCGGACTCCTCTTCAGCGCGACCTGGATTCACCAGCCCGACCAGCAGTGCACTGAGAAATCGTCGCCGGGAAGAGGAAGCTCCAAGCCGAGGTCGAGCGTCTCCCCGGGAGTTTGTGCGCGTTTTCCGTCTTCAATCGATCTTTCGACGAGAGAGAACGTAACCTCCAAGGAAGCTTgtgtgtatattttttgtaaatttgagTCTAGTCGACTCGTTTGAGTAGCTCTAGTGGTGGACTGATGGAGACCCTGGCTTGGTGGCTCGTCTGAGACCTGTGAAGGCTTCGACGGATGCTACTTGCTCGGGGGGACTCCGGATTGACAGCATCCAGCACCAGCAGGATGAGATAGAAAGTGTACGGAGAAGGATTAGTCTCAGAGATAATGGAACTCGAGGGCGATAGCTTGCTGCCTATTACAGACGAGCAGGAGACTGTCTCCATGGAGTTGAATACATCAGCTGGGATGGATCTACTGAGCCAGTGCCAGACTCATGAGGTGGAAGGCGCTGTGGTGAGGATATACAtatgctatttttattttatttaattcttgTTGGAAGGGAAAAGGTTTTATTCGTAGTACCTTTTTTTGGAGTTTCTGTATTGTTGACTAAAGAGCATAATAAGGATGGCAAATATTTAcaaagaagcaaaaaaaaaatagtattccAGATATGTAACAACCacatttacaatttttatttcccaATTCATTGATCTGGATATGtttactttcaatttttttattacctAACCTAGAAATATTGAGTAAATATTTGGATACTTGATTGTTATACATGCTAGGGTGATTTGTACATATCTCTAATTTTGTGAACTGTGTTTTTATAGATAATTTACGACACTGAGTCACAAGAAATGGCAGAAGAAGATAAAAGCTCAGAGGATCCAGATAATTTTATTACTCTTCATGCATCTACAGATGCAAAAAGTGAGGTCCAAGAAGAAGCAGCTAGCGCTGAAAACTTGGTATTTATTACCTTTGATTCGTATTTTTGGTGATACAATGTTGTACACACCTAATGTcgtatattttaattgaagGATGAGGCTGATAATGAGACAGACGACGACGAAACCATTGCAACTTTTGTGACATCTACAGGTCAACAACTAGCTCTATATGCTGTTGAAGATTCAGATGAAATATTTGCAGTAGCTTTATATGATGAATCTGGAGAGCCGCCAACAAATTTCCACTTTCTCATGAAGTAAGTTTAACAGAATTTTCATTGAACATGCTggtattttatgtaaaacatgaaccattttcaattttaggGCGGATGTTGAAAGATTAATCGGAGAAGGTGCTGTAAAGACTGTAAAAAAGCCACAAGCACAACCTAATAGGGAATCAAAACCAgctgagaaaaaagaagagattaAGTTTGAAAGGCTTTCAGATCTTCAAGCTAAAGCGGAAAAAGAAGAGGCAGCAGCGATACAGTTAAAAAAGGTCCAAGAAATGCAAaatgagaagaaaagagaggaagcagcagctgcagcagctgcggcagcagcagcaacagcagcagcagtacagTTAAAGACAATTCATCTAGTGCAAactgagaaaaaagaagaggcaGTAGCAGCTCCAGTGCAGTTAAAGGTCCATGAAACAAAAGTTGACATAAAAGAAGAGGTAGCATCTCCAGCACAGTTAAAAAAGGTTCATGAAATGAaacctgaaaaaaaagaagagacaATATCAGGTCCAGCACCAGCTCCAGCACAGTTGAAGAAGGTTCATGAAATGAAAACGGAGAAAAAAGATGTGGTAGGAGCATCACAGTTAAAGAAGGTTCATGATTTAAaaacagaaaacaaagaagaggcagcagcagcgcagttAAAGAAGATTCATGAAGTTAAAACTGAGATTGTTGAAGTACCTGGACCTCAACCCAAAGCGCAGATTCCTAAGCCGCAATGTAGGATAGTTCAAAAAGTAGAGCAAAAGAAAACAGTTGGTACTCCAAATCGCAATTTAATTAATAGGAATATAAACTCACCGAATGTATCAACCATTACAAAAACTACAAAGACTTATGGAAATATAAAATCACCAAATGCATCAACTATTACAAAAACTTATGGCAATATGAAGACACCTACTGGCACACCGACTATAACAAGAGTTATAAAAACCTATGGTAATATAAACACATCAAGTGGATCAACCATTGCGAAAACTACAAAAACTTATGGAAATATAAACGCACCAGGTGTATCAACAGTTTATAAAACTACAAAACCTATTGGCAATATAAATTCGCCAAACGCATCAACGATTACAAAAACCACAAAAACTATTGGAAATATTAACTCACCAAGTGCATCAACCATTACAAAAACTACAAAAATCATCGGAAGTGCCTATCAACCACGAATGACACAACCCAAAAAAGAAACTAAAGTTGCCTATGTCATTTCAAATGATAGTCAATATGTAATAGGTAcgtaaaagaataattttattcaaaatagtTGAAAATACGTGAatgtaattttgaatttattctaGATAACGTCCTAGAAGATCTGGACAGCGATACGGAAATAATAGAAGAATCCACCGTGCAATACATTCTCTGTGATGGCGACCCTTCAGATTCTGAAATGACTTTTGACGAGCTTCAGGCATCATTGCAGAGCTTTAAAGCCAATAAACCCAACGTTAATCAAACCAAGACTAGCACACCACAAAAgacggaaaaaaagaaggaaactATTATTAGATATTCTACGTTCCTTAAGAGTTCTTCCAAAGTTGCTCCAATATTGTCTCAGAAAAGGGAGCCAGTAACCACGGTCTATCGAACCTACTCCAAGAGTCCGAAGAAGGCTCGAATGACCAACAACCTGCTTCATCCTATAAAGAAAATCAAACAGGAAGTAGAGGATTCCTCGTACGGTGACACCTCTGCCTTCGACGACGGTCATCTATCTTCGGATGATCTTTCGAGAAATACGAGCAAACAGAATGCCAGCATGTCTGACACCCCGGGCATGGCGAAGGTAAAGCGATCTCGCAAGCAGCAACTGACAATGGTCAACAGAACTGATTCGGAGATTATTATCCAGTCGACCTACTCCGAGGGGGAAGAAGAGCCCGTCGTAATGAAGAAGCGCggcagaagaagaaagaagctCTCACCCGACCCTGATTATAATCCCCGCAAAGTCCTCAAGAAGGCGAAGAAGGCGAATCGCTCTGTTGAGGTGATCGAAATCGACGTGGATGAGAGCGAGAGGGCTAGTGGGCAAGACTCGACTCTCGAGGGCAACAAGGGCAAAGGCTCGAGCGACAAGGAAAACGAAACCATCAGCGTGAACGACTCGGAAGCGGAAgcggaagaggaagaggagccCAGTGCGCCGAAGAAAGTAAAACAGCCCATGATGCAGTGCTCTCATTGCAATCGAAACTTTAGAAAGCGTAAGGCACTGGAGAAGCACGTACAGGTCTGTCCAAAGTCGCCGGCGTACATCCAAAAGCTGGAGGAAAGAAAGAAGCTGGCGGCTCAGAGTGGAAAGAGATTCAAGTGCAAGTCTTGCGAGGAGACGTTCGACATCGCCGTTTCGTTGGCCAGACACGTTAGGGTCGTGCACTCTTTGAGGAAGAAAAAGACAAAGACTGAAAGATCTGAGTCTTCGGAAAGTGAAGAGCAAGAGGAGGATGTGCCAGATGAGAGTATGGAAGAGAGTTCGCCAAAACCAGAATCAGCACGTAAGAGAAGAGGTCGTCCACCAGCGAAAAAAAGTTTGGCAAACGAGAGTCCATCTTCGAATATTGAGCTGAAGTTGGACAGCTCGACGGAAACTCTACACCAAGAGCCTAAAAGAAGGGGCAGGCCACCAGGTCGAAAGTCCGTTGTGAAAGCTCCCAGGAAACGAAGTATTTCCAAGGAGAGGTCCTTGTCTCCAGATTCCGAGGATGCAGCAGTTTCTTCTGAATCACTCCCCAAAAAGAGAGGCAAACCGACAAGATGCAATCCGTCGAAGGATGACGAACAGGAGGCTCCGGAAGGAGAAGGTAAGATCGACAGCTCTACTGAAACGGAGAAAACCTTGGAGTCGACACCACTCAAAAAAGGAACTAAACCAATGGTTGTTTTAGTTAATTATTCGAACGTCGGCAAATCAATGAATTCGGAGGCCGATGAAAAGTACGAAAGTTCAGACGAGATGCCATTAGAAGCTCGCAAGAAAAGATCGAGCAAAAGGAGCGTCTCGAAAGATGACAAATCGGTGAGTTCTGAGGGGGAAAAGAAAAACGACAGTTCAGATGAGACTAGACCGCTAGAGGCCCGAAAGAAGACTAGATCAAGCAAGACGAGTGTTTCGAAGGACGATACTGAAGCTGAAGAGAAAAACTACAGCTCTGACGAAGCGCCACTGGAAGCTCGGAAAAAGGCTAGAACTAGCAAAGCGAGCGTCGCGAAGGAAGACAGTTCGGTGACCGCGGAAGCTGACGAGAAGAATGAAAGCTTAGACGAGGCGCCTTTGGAGGCTCGAAAGAAGGCCATAATGAGCAAACCCAGTACTTCAAAAGAGGATAGATCTGTGAGTCCAGAGGTCAAGGATGAACGATCCAAAACGGTGGAAGAAAAATCAAAGGAAGCAAGATCGGCAACTCCGGATCCagaaaagaaagaggaaaagACGGCAGAATTGAGTGAAGAACCTAAGGAGGTACCTGCGAAAAAAACTGTTGAAGAGACTGTACAAGAGAACAAAGAGAAACTAATAACAGAGCCTCTTAAAAAACGCAAACTCAGCAAAGATGAGTCTACAAATGTCGACGATCCTGCCGCCTCCAAAACCGAAGACAAAGTCGAAACTTCAGTGGAAGTTTCAGTGGAACCTTCACGTAAAAAAACTAGATCGGCTAAGGAGAGTATTTCAACGGATGAGGAATCAGAGATCCAAATTGCCAAAGAGAAGTCTGAGGATAGCGAAGCACCATCGGAAACCCGGAAAAGAGGTAGACCCAGCAAAGTCAAACTTACAGTGGAAGAGCAGATGGAAGCTCTAATGGCAGAAGATGAGCCTGAAAGTTCAACGGAAAATCCTACGGAGTCTTGGAATCGCGGTAAACCCAGCAGAGCCAGAACATTCGTAGAAGAGGAGTTGGAAGTTCCAGtggaggaagaaaaagaaaagcctGCGAAAGTCTCCGAGCATTCGGCGGAAATTCGAAGGAAAAGCAGATCGAGTAAAGATGTGCCCTCCGCTAAAGAGGACGAGACGGAGATTTCAGACTCCAAAGAAAGTACCAGCGAAAGCTCAGAGCATCCTCGAAAGCAGGTCAGATAAAGTAAAGATGTGCCTGCCACCAAAGATGACGAGCCGGAGATTCCAGACTCCAAAGAGAGTACTAGCGAATGCCCGGACATTTCTCAAAAGCGAGCCAGATCAAGCAAAGAAAGACTCTCCAAAGACGATGAATCGGAGAGTCCTGATAGGGAGGAGAAGACAGAGAGAGCTAGTGAAACGCCTCGAAGGAGAGGTAGACCCAGCAAAGAAAAATCATCGAAGAGCGAAAGCGTCGACGATTTGGCTACAGAAGTAGATACTCCTGATACGGAGGAGAAGACAGAGACAACTAGTGAAACCCCTCGAAGGAGAGGTAGACCCAGCAAAGACAAATCATCGAAGAGTGAAAGTGTGGACGATTCGGCTACAGAAGTAGAGACTCCAGTTACGGAGGAGAAGACCGTGAGCGCTTGTGAAACTACTCGGAGGAGGGGTCGGCCCAGTAAGAACCAATCATCCAAGAGCGAAAGCGTCGACGATTCGGCTAGGGGAGTA is from Nasonia vitripennis strain AsymCx chromosome 1, Nvit_psr_1.1, whole genome shotgun sequence and encodes:
- the LOC100121183 gene encoding microtubule-associated protein futsch isoform X1, which gives rise to MELEGDSLLPITDEQETVSMELNTSAGMDLLSQCQTHEVEGAVIIYDTESQEMAEEDKSSEDPDNFITLHASTDAKSEVQEEAASAENLDEADNETDDDETIATFVTSTGQQLALYAVEDSDEIFAVALYDESGEPPTNFHFLMKADVERLIGEGAVKTVKKPQAQPNRESKPAEKKEEIKFERLSDLQAKAEKEEAAAIQLKKVQEMQNEKKREEAAAAAAAAAAATAAAVQLKTIHLVQTEKKEEAVAAPVQLKVHETKVDIKEEVASPAQLKKVHEMKPEKKEETISGPAPAPAQLKKVHEMKTEKKDVVGASQLKKVHDLKTENKEEAAAAQLKKIHEVKTEIVEVPGPQPKAQIPKPQCRIVQKVEQKKTVGTPNRNLINRNINSPNVSTITKTTKTYGNIKSPNASTITKTYGNMKTPTGTPTITRVIKTYGNINTSSGSTIAKTTKTYGNINAPGVSTVYKTTKPIGNINSPNASTITKTTKTIGNINSPSASTITKTTKIIGSAYQPRMTQPKKETKVAYVISNDSQYVIDNVLEDLDSDTEIIEESTVQYILCDGDPSDSEMTFDELQASLQSFKANKPNVNQTKTSTPQKTEKKKETIIRYSTFLKSSSKVAPILSQKREPVTTVYRTYSKSPKKARMTNNLLHPIKKIKQEVEDSSYGDTSAFDDGHLSSDDLSRNTSKQNASMSDTPGMAKVKRSRKQQLTMVNRTDSEIIIQSTYSEGEEEPVVMKKRGRRRKKLSPDPDYNPRKVLKKAKKANRSVEVIEIDVDESERASGQDSTLEGNKGKGSSDKENETISVNDSEAEAEEEEEPSAPKKVKQPMMQCSHCNRNFRKRKALEKHVQVCPKSPAYIQKLEERKKLAAQSGKRFKCKSCEETFDIAVSLARHVRVVHSLRKKKTKTERSESSESEEQEEDVPDESMEESSPKPESARKRRGRPPAKKSLANESPSSNIELKLDSSTETLHQEPKRRGRPPGRKSVVKAPRKRSISKERSLSPDSEDAAVSSESLPKKRGKPTRCNPSKDDEQEAPEGEGKIDSSTETEKTLESTPLKKGTKPMVVLVNYSNVGKSMNSEADEKYESSDEMPLEARKKRSSKRSVSKDDKSVSSEGEKKNDSSDETRPLEARKKTRSSKTSVSKDDTEAEEKNYSSDEAPLEARKKARTSKASVAKEDSSVTAEADEKNESLDEAPLEARKKAIMSKPSTSKEDRSVSPEVKDERSKTVEEKSKEARSATPDPEKKEEKTAELSEEPKEVPAKKTVEETVQENKEKLITEPLKKRKLSKDESTNVDDPAASKTEDKVETSVEVSVEPSRKKTRSAKESISTDEESEIQIAKEKSEDSEAPSETRKRGRPSKVKLTVEEQMEALMAEDEPESSTENPTESWNRGKPSRARTFVEEELEVPVEEEKEKPAKVSEHSAEIRRKSRSSKDVPSAKEDETEISDSKESTSESSEHPRKQVR
- the LOC100121183 gene encoding microtubule-associated protein futsch isoform X2, with protein sequence MELEGDSLLPITDEQETVSMELNTSAGMDLLSQCQTHEVEGAVIIYDTESQEMAEEDKSSEDPDNFITLHASTDAKSEVQEEAASAENLDEADNETDDDETIATFVTSTGQQLALYAVEDSDEIFAVALYDESGEPPTNFHFLMKADVERLIGEGAVKTVKKPQAQPNRESKPAEKKEEIKFERLSDLQAKAEKEEAAAIQLKKVQEMQNEKKREEAAAAAAAAAAATAAAVQLKTIHLVQTEKKEEAVAAPVQLKVHETKVDIKEEVASPAQLKKVHEMKPEKKEETISGPAPAPAQLKKVHEMKTEKKDVVGASQLKKVHDLKTENKEEAAAAQLKKIHEVKTEIVEVPGPQPKAQIPKPQCRIVQKVEQKKTVGTPNRNLINRNINSPNVSTITKTTKTYGNIKSPNASTITKTYGNMKTPTGTPTITRVIKTYGNINTSSGSTIAKTTKTYGNINAPGVSTVYKTTKPIGNINSPNASTITKTTKTIGNINSPSASTITKTTKIIGSAYQPRMTQPKKETKVAYVISNDSQYVIDNVLEDLDSDTEIIEESTVQYILCDGDPSDSEMTFDELQASLQSFKANKPNVNQTKTSTPQKTEKKKETIIRYSTFLKSSSKVAPILSQKREPVTTVYRTYSKSPKKARMTNNLLHPIKKIKQEVEDSSYGDTSAFDDGHLSSDDLSRNTSKQNASMSDTPGMAKVKRSRKQQLTMVNRTDSEIIIQSTYSEGEEEPVVMKKRGRRRKKLSPDPDYNPRKVLKKAKKANRSVEVIEIDVDESERASGQDSTLEGNKGKGSSDKENETISVNDSEAEAEEEEEPSAPKKVKQPMMQCSHCNRNFRKRKALEKHVQVCPKSPAYIQKLEERKKLAAQSGKRFKCKSCEETFDIAVSLARHVRVVHSLRKKKTKTERSESSESEEQEEDVPDESMEESSPKPESARKRRGRPPAKKSLANESPSSNIELKLDSSTETLHQEPKRRGRPPGRKSVVKAPRKRSISKERSLSPDSEDAAVSSESLPKKRGKPTRCNPSKDDEQEAPEGEVNYSNVGKSMNSEADEKYESSDEMPLEARKKRSSKRSVSKDDKSVSSEGEKKNDSSDETRPLEARKKTRSSKTSVSKDDTEAEEKNYSSDEAPLEARKKARTSKASVAKEDSSVTAEADEKNESLDEAPLEARKKAIMSKPSTSKEDRSVSPEVKDERSKTVEEKSKEARSATPDPEKKEEKTAELSEEPKEVPAKKTVEETVQENKEKLITEPLKKRKLSKDESTNVDDPAASKTEDKVETSVEVSVEPSRKKTRSAKESISTDEESEIQIAKEKSEDSEAPSETRKRGRPSKVKLTVEEQMEALMAEDEPESSTENPTESWNRGKPSRARTFVEEELEVPVEEEKEKPAKVSEHSAEIRRKSRSSKDVPSAKEDETEISDSKESTSESSEHPRKQVR